The sequence aggaACTGGTggatatttattcttttaaaaagaATGGTCAAAAGCTTACCAGTAcatggtaaaatttaaaattacgctacaaaaataatataataatgagattgcaaaactaaaaattaagattGAAAATTTCctgaatatcattaattatggatttttttatttaatagttttaacgttaaaattgaatttcatctattatataatttcaatttattattcattaaattgattaattcaatttttatcaatttctaagcaaaaatacatttcattttattactaataatttcaGCTGCTATAAGTGCTGAGATAAGcacaaacaaatacaaatttgtaatcAGATCAATGAAAAATAGGCGTAATTACTCATGATCAATATACCAATCAGTTAATATATCTATGTTTAtatgttgttttaattatatttcttttataatatttaaagaataatgaccctataagattatttttggtatattaaaagaaagtgattaaataatatatagtgattaagaatatgattaaataactGAACAATCTACTACGAtcaataacactatattatatttttaatataaattaaaataattctttttttaattgcagTTAATATAATTGGTCTTATAAGCATGGATAAACCGctgtatttatatgttaattatgATAGGACACAATGTTCGGCGGATGCTGCAGATAATACAGAACACGTAATAGCAAACATAAAACACCTTATAGATAACTACAGTATAACGGGGTTTATTCTATTGAATTTGGATTTGGTAAGTATCAACCTGTTtaggaaataataattgtataaacaaacattatttttattaaatacacaattttaatatatttttatatttattattagtgtaaacacgaatagataatatttttcacaaaagtCAATGGTCTTATTGGTGCTTTTGATATTTCTGGATAATCCTTGACTTACTACTgtgtatttatatctaatagtatattttctagtgcaatacaaaaaatgtattggtattttcgtatataaaaaaaaatgtataattttttaaacttacgTTCGTGGTGTCTACTTAGTGTATATGTTAACCCCCAGCAATCTACGAATCccattttagaaaattttgtTCTAGAGAATACttggattttaaaattgaaatgatactgataaaattatttttttttgtctatagaATTCAACCATTAATTGTGAcgacaaattaaaacaatatgttaatttagtaaaacaaaatacttcTTGTCAAATTGGATTATATGTGAATGCAAGAAACATAATAGATAATACTAACAATGCATCGGCTACGGGTTGTGAGTAGTTaaagcaaatatttaatataatataacatatgatTAAGTTTCTTGAGTATTAAGTAACAATTTTATCCAtgggaaaattatttttatttcgttttatagGGTTTGATTTTGAGgagttgaataatattatggattattatataattggatttgaaatgtttaatccGTGTAATGATCTGTACAAAGGTGGAATTGTTCCATTGAATAATGatcaaaataatacctattcattggtaaagtacttatataagtaggtacctaactttaccttgtaaatattttatttttcagacaaCATTTGCAAATGCTTTGAACAACTCAATGATTGCCAAGGACAAAATTTATCTTCAATTTTCACTATCTCCAACTATTAATGACACAACGACCGAACATTTATCCAAATGTTGTGTGACATATCgaaaagtatacatataatactaattcattattttgttttatctataaattgtaatgtaaaattgattaataaaacgGCACTATTGGAGTTGGTTTTAATTACCTACATCAATACAACCCATGCATTAGGCAGGTGTATAGTGTACACACTACACAAGGATAAATATGTTACATAGGTAttttgttaaacatattttaggtatattatgtgtaggcacttttatttcaaaaatattctaataacatttctataacaatttttgaaatatgttgTGAAAAATTTCAGTATTGTGAAAATGACCACTATAATAGATATTGGTGTGCTGATAATGCTGATTCATTGTatcaaaaagtaatattttataaaatatactgagtattttttatgtaggaatttcaatattattttttttaatttatagggtAGATTTGCAAGAGACATACATACAAGAGGAATAGTAGTAAAATATATCGATACAATTGACCCAACTGCAACATGTGGTTGTAATAATCAAgataagtttataacattttcGATGATGTTACGTGGTTATTTTAGCGAAGATCCTATCGAAGACTGCGccaagttaaattatattactgatacataaaaagtaatatttatctattatatttattaacgtttAATATTCATTGAACCATAATAGCAATTAGTTTGTTATAGCTAAATACATATAATCATTCGTATAATAACCGATTACTCTTATTCAAATgagtagtaaatataattatggtcGCTTATGTAAGCATGGGCGTCATCGTtatcgatttatatattatataaaaatataagctcAGAGTTGTCTGAAATTTTTTTCGAGAAAGTTGAGAAAGAGCATGGTGAGTAACATTGtgggattaatttttttaaatagaataaaaactaaaaataaattgtataacgtataaattaaataaagaacactagaatttattttttttttttcactgatTTAAGTCATTGTTATGGAAGATGGCTCTAGCATATTAATGAACGTAAAAAAGTCCTAACCGTTAACAATTTCTTTATCAATTGTCAAACATCCATATACAAAGTGTATCACGATGTTCTTAGAAATGAAATAACTTGTGTTctcatcaatattttcaaatttgtttttttcataaaatgaatAGACTTGtgttacacgtataatatatatactttttaattttaatttttttgaacaaaaaataaaaaaaaaattgaattttatttaaattatttttaaaaaataatagctaatttataaacttattaataaaaatagttttattgtatatagtattcgATTTGAGTAATCAGTTTGTGACTTACCAAAGATTAAATATTCGTTCAGCTCTAACTTCTGTGAAATTGATCGAAACCAAAAGTAAAAAGCAGTAGTCGAAACGAAAGTTATCTGGAGTTAACGATAATCACATccgaatattgttaaaaatacttatgtacaatttaaataaagccTTGATGGTGATAGGGAAGAAAGGTCATAGAATGGTTAATCCATTgcttataaatactatagtatgttCAATACTATATCTATATACGGTGGCTAATAGCTAATACACACCATCTCGCCAGGTTAAGTTCTCAAAATGCAAAGAAGACtcattcaaaatttataatcaGATTTTCCTTTTTTAAAAGATACTTATGaggttggaaaaatattttgtacaatatgtaAATCGGTATTTTCTATATAAAGCATGATAGACGTTCACATAGACATaaacaacatattaaaaaatagtaaaaccttTATTGACGTTATTAGTTGCCTCAAAACACAAGTGttccgtattttttttttatttttatggtaagtctagtaaattaataagttctgtgatatatatatatgtatactaatacttataatataatacataatgataactgtttgtaattattcagtacctatttaaaacatataatttaattataagaattttaaaaaaagttgttttttaacaacttgaacctatctaaaaaaatgtgttgaataacataaatactttttgaaataatataagtgttttatgataaaagaatcaccctgtatagtaTAACGTCCCCTCTTCACCGGGCCTACGTCTTTTGGACCTACCGGTTCAAGTTTTGTTCATATTAACAAGGTCTCGGGAACTCGACctcggtgtataatattaatacttagatCAGGGTTACCTTATTGAAGTAAAGCAcataagtaaaatgtataaattacgtgtattattattatggtagaattattagaattattatgtaaagtataatagttattatatcaaaataattgcaTAGTTGTGAAAActttgttatatacatttacactATTACTAAAATAGTTACTAAAAATACGgctagagaaaaaaaaaaattgagccgACAAAACTTCATTAGTATTGCATAACAATACTAAGAAGTTAAGTGGTTGTTAATCATTATCGAGATAGTCCGACTATAACACTATTTTTTACAACGTGATAAACAATATGTTATAGTaagatattcaaaaattattattataatttaatatacttaattaaatatattgattaattgaCTTGtcaatttcttattttaataataaaatatacaaatgttataatttaaggaCAATcactgtatttattaaaataagtgagttctacaaaaatattttacctatttatcTAACACTaacttacaaatttaattaatagttattttaactataataatacacactttGTATTTGCGACCGatctctatatatttttatctgttgAACATGTTTTTTCTcggcttttttttttcatttttatctatctcaattaaatatgatactggattaatttttttcaatattgtataagGGCCTTCATATCTATCTGCAAATTTATCTTTccttacattaatttttaccaaaactTTCTCGCCTACATAGAAGTCTTTatctttattatctattattatctaAGTATTTGGAACAAATTGTTGAAGTCTTGCCATTTTAGTGtttgaattaaattacaatagtatatatagtatagtctCAATGAATATGTGTGCAAAATGTGATGCCAATTGGTTcagtgatttatatattttaaacctatattataatatatctaatatttttcaacGTTGTGtcctgaataattttattttattatttacattttactattttagatcATATTCCAtggtatatttttcatatatcaaaataatataattttaatatttcttataaatgttCTAatcaaatatagaaataatctaTTGTTGGTTTGGTCGAGGGGTAGATGCCCATTATCTCAGTTGATATCGGAAATCCGAGTGATCGAAACTTCAAACTCTTTCAGTAGTTACAGCGCCTCAGGTTTTATGTtgctgtatttatttttattttattgcgacAAGAAAGGAAAATTGACTTGGTAGAAAACTGGTGTTGAGTTGTTCCTGTTTTTCTAAaattgagttatttttaaattactcaagatttacataaaatacaaaaaggaTATTCACAATATTTCATGGTAGACCGATGTCAGCACTTGATACAGTGGTTTATTGGGTGGAATACGTTATTATAGGCATAAAGGTGCTCATAATTTACGTACTATAGCTGTGAAATTAACACAGTACCAACATTTATTATCATacgttattatatgtttaaatctTTCTGTTCGGACGTAGCGCGCGCACGTACTTTCCAGACGTGTAAGGCGGAAGACATGACACTTGTAAATTGTTGTCATGCTGCACAACATCATACTCGTCTTCTCACCGGGCGGTGCAATCTCGTTTCGGATGTCAAATTGGGCGATATTAATGTACGTTAGCATTTACGAGTGATTATGAGAGCTAATAAGTGTTGGGCGCTGTGTTTTctcatattattctttattaatcaTCCggaatttttgtatattttcacCTGGCCCTTGACTCCCAACGGTGTCTTCTTTGTATATTAATCAATGAATCGGATAACGACACGTTAATTATAGCcagatatatatatgttacgggcaaAGTGGGGTAGTTGGGCATTGTGCAACAATGACCGGGCATTGTGAACAGTGCCCGTCAGTTTCGGGTAAAGTAATCAGTtactaataattgtttactatGACTGGTCATTCTATAACAATGTCTGGACAATTTGGATTGCCCGACATTATTTTGGCCAATGTAAAAATGTACTGTAGGATGTATGTACGAGGTGCACTCGACACCTGTTATACAGCTATATGCTGTAGACTCCctctatatattatcatttattataggtacaaaggttttttttttttgtgcaaaaATAGTGTTGTGTTCACATTACCTACTATGAAATTGATATGGAAGTAAggagttttaatataattctccTATAGTTATCTAATCTatcaatattatctttattattttgatatgattTGGAAAGCTTTAGTTATGATGTGGAtacttatctataattattatttgagcaATACTCCAGTACTGTAGATTTTAATACTGTGTAAGTGTGTTCTCTGTGTTCAGActgtttattgatatttgtaatattttattaattttttttcgaaattttaacCATGAAAAACGAATTTAATAGACGTTTAAAGTTACTATACAGTGAAAAAAATTCTAAGTGCCACAGTAGCAATCCGTgctcaaatatataaatatagttattttttaatgttatctaTAAATTACGATTACTATGtaactattcaaaataataataaataaattaatgtaatatttattttacaataggtaTAGTTTTATACATGGTATAAAAAGGACTGAGGTTTTTACGTTATAGAGAGTATTTGTCATAAAGAGGGtaaaagaattatataataggttataaatcAAACTAACCATTATAATGTGATATTTACGTTATATAGGGTTTTTCGTTGTAAAGAGTTcttactgtatattatgttatatggtGTGGGAATTGATTATTTTACCAATGAAAATagactgttatattttattttatatgattaaactTTACCTTCGTAagcattattttatgttttgcttatttatttatttgtacaattgtaaacaattgtcatattatgaatatttcaaatacgactataatatgcattactaataaaatatttcacgttagtttaatatcaacaattgtgttttatattataactataaactaaattatattgtatgattcgataaacaaaaaagatgaaatattttatattaattatgagtTTAGTTCTTCTAATAGAATGGAACACTTATGATGCCAACGCaggtaatatattgttaaataaaatacataattatatacttgaaaatgtatattttatattacagaataataaaataaatgattgacttaaataggtacttactatttAGTTCCAACGCGTTATCtatgttattcttatttattaatatatattataacttttgtatattatctatatataacgTCTCATATTAACTGTTGTCGACCAGTCCAATCTCACACATGCACATTACATAAcacgtaacattataatatgtaattgtgaattatattttatatgaattattattatctataactataatgtgaattataataatatgttatcgtTTTGATTGTCCAACGCCCAAGTATGTAACCATATAAAGTACTTACAAATACTAAGTTTTGACATTTGTTGTGAATCatcttatattgtaatattgcagGCGTGAATGCTGTTATTctcacgttatattatattataattttcgagTACgtgaattaaaatgatttagttttaattattatattattataatttataagtattggaAGTGCCCGAAtcgcattttatatatttttttcattttcgtgGTCTATGAGGCGTTAATCGCCACCGTTATTTAATACACTCATGTTTgcgaatttaatacaatattattactttatatatatatataaatatcaattctTATAACTAAATTGTACCACGTGGccaaaatgttatgtttatttatttcttttattattattgttgttgttatgattattaatataacttattagttataattgtatttttatgctaAATTGTTGTGTTTAAAAGATAAATCCTATTTTTGAACCATTTCTTTGTTGAGGCAGAATACAGAAGGTCGATAAACCGCGGTACCTTTTATAATCTAAGTTATCCACGTCgttataaagtttaaagtttatacatatacaattatacacattttaaatctaaCTATGTATTAGCTTATTGGTCTTGCTTTACTATACGGTCAACTTTGGCCACCATATGTACACCATATGCCGAGTtcttttcttaaattaaatagataatatacaatactataatgaGTGGTGGTGGACAATTTGaagtaaccataatattatgatgaattaaaACTTCAATTAAGGCAATTCTTATAcagatttttaaattcatatgttattttaacttcaaaacaTTGATTTGTAGATAATATCTCTTATACATTAGGAGTCGTACAATTTCGGATTTATacgtacaaattaaaaataacacaatattagtttaaacttattgaaaatacaataatttcactttcaaaataatttcaagtcccataaaatatttttaaattaccacaaaataactaaaatgattatttctcattaaaatatctaattttttcaaaattatttatatatatataaatatatatattaaatatttacaaacactaatcataagatttaatatttttaagatttttgagtttcgataaaactaatttttctgagcattgtattaaatattaatttattaaattgaaatgtcGATGCTTATAAAAACTGTCTAGCATTTTGACCAAGAAtaagtttttatcaataattaaaaaacgaaattctaaaatttctaccaaaatgttttatatatacttattattgattaaaacttttttttcgaTAATTAAGATACAGTAAGATGTTTCCAGAATTTCTAATCCATTTATACTtgccttgaaaaaaaaatatcaattatctcACGAAGAAATCTTTagccataatttttataaaaaaatatgatatatatagttTGTGATATatgaaatctttatttttagaatttggaATAGCACCATGTATGTATGCTGGTGATGATGATGAAACTGGAATTTACTGTCCAAAAGCAGCCATGGACCCTAGTTCTTTACCAATAGATTGTACTTCATTTGTTTATGATGCTGGAGTATTATTTGATGATCAATATGCAAATGATTTGGGTCTTGATGAGGATTGtaagttaaaactattattgatatcgaataactataaattttattgtgttataaaccGAAATCGGATACTATGTACTAAgagttgcataatattttaaattccgaGCAGAGCaatgtttatattgattttatcttgatgtgtttttttatgtGGATGagtatacgatattatgttGTTGATAAAATGTTCGATTTCCAAAAATAAGATGGTTTTGTAAATAAGATTAGTTTGTACATTAGATAGGTCATAGTTGAAAATTTATGAGTACCTGTTTTTATAATcgtgaaaaacaaaatacagaaattgttatattaattcaattgttGACAAATtgactttatttttttgatgtaacttaataatgaataatagtagatgaatatgttatacaatttttttatttacaataaaatgttcaaaatatttttcttatttttgaaccatttatatacaaatatgaaatatccattaaaatatttttataagcaaaaATCTGTGACTAATTAATACATACGCTCCtcgtaagtttttaattaaaagaacGTGAtcatatgattaaataattgaacaatcTACTACGATcaaaaacactatattatatttttaatataaattaaaataattattttttaaattacagataATGTACAGATGCTTTTATACACGAATAAAccactgtatttatatataagatatgAAAAGTCGAAATGTTCGACAAATGATAAAGATAATACAAcccacaatataaataatataaaacaccttttagataaatacaatataaccgggtttattctatataatagttTAGAATTGGTAAGTATCAACCTGTtaaggaaataataattatataaacaaacatttttttagatacactagatttataatcataaatgaaccattttttatttagcGACTTAAGGGCACAAGAACCTATTGGAGTCAGTGTTGAAATGAcagaatgattttaaaaatttacataactttataggttaaataaaaatgaaattcaattaaaaatttgaagtattaataaattatattattatttttattacttaatattcttaattaattatacgtatttttatgacataaaattagcttaataacacaaataaatatgtaaaaatataatttgttgaaaaagTCAAATGTGATAGCCGATggttggtgtttttttttcaattataaattgggTATATAATAGGATACATATTAAATACGAGTAGTTGggttcataaatataaatatgataccatttttaatagtttttttacatttattattggtaAACACATAAGTAgaacatatttttcacaaaagtACTTAAAAAGATCATCAATGGTCTTTTGGTGCTTTTTATATTTCTGGATAATCTTTGACTTAAGCactattgtgtatttatatctaatagtatattttctagtgtaatacaaaaaatatataaatattttctagttcaatacaaaaaatatataaatattttctattgcaata is a genomic window of Rhopalosiphum padi isolate XX-2018 chromosome 4, ASM2088224v1, whole genome shotgun sequence containing:
- the LOC132929681 gene encoding uncharacterized protein LOC132929681; its protein translation is MKYFILLMSLVLRIEWNTCDAKAVFGTAPCMYAGDYDPTGYNCETKAMDPSLLPTTCTSFVYDPIVFVDAQSANDLDIDDDFNIIGLISMDKPLYLYVNYDRTQCSADAADNTEHVIANIKHLIDNYSITGFILLNLDLNSTINCDDKLKQYVNLVKQNTSCQIGLYVNARNIIDNTNNASATGWFDFEELNNIMDYYIIGFEMFNPCNDLYKGGIVPLNNDQNNTYSLTTFANALNNSMIAKDKIYLQFSLSPTINDTTTEHLSKCCVTYRKYCENDHYNRYWCADNADSLYQKGRFARDIHTRGIVVKYIDTIDPTATCGCNNQDKFITFSMMLRGYFSEDPIEDCAKLNYITDT